The following DNA comes from Phaeobacter inhibens DSM 16374.
TGGTTCTCGGGGCGAACGATGGCAGGATTGTGCCTTAATTATCGCGCATTAATGCCCCATTCATACAGTTTAACGCAAACTCAAGAACAGTTTTAGAGGGTTGCTTTTTAGTCGAATTACACAGCGCAGCGGGACCGTCCATTGGACAGCCTGCAAATCCCGATACAGCACATCCCCCAATGCACCACCGGTGATAGTCCGGCGGCACCCGTATCGCGACCTCTCTGTCCCCGTGGGGACACTCAGCATGATTGACCCGTATCAGCAGCGAGACGGGTATGGTTAATATGTATTCATATCTTAACGACTTGAAAAGAAAAAAGGCTGCCCCTTTTGGAACAGCCCTCATTCCGCGCCTGTCTAGGCGCAGCATCTACCAATATGTCCGCTTAACTATCCTCACCATCCAAAGCGTCGAAAAACGCGCTGATCGCTGTCTCCAGGCGGCGCTGATAACCGCTGAGAAATCACGTTCCATCGCCATTTCGATACGCCCATCACGCGCAAGACACCGCACTGTTCCCGCAGGGACGGTACAGCGCAGCGTTGTCTTAGCCATACCGGCCCGCTGACTGCTGGTCGTTTCCTTCACATTGGACGCGGGTGTCTTCAGCGCCTGGCGTAGTACCGACAGCTCTTCCTCGGCGCTCGAGAAACTGCGCTCGCGCAGCCGCTGCCGCAGAGCGGCCAAGGCGGATGGGGTGTCCACAAGATGCTTCTTCAGGTCCAGTCCCAGCGCCCTCGGGATCGCTTCCGCAAAAGACAGCTCCGCGCCAATCATCTCCAGCAGTTCGGCGAAGTGACGAATATAGCTACGTTTCTGCCGCCCCGCAGAGGCATAAAGCAGCGCAACAGACTCTTCTACAGAGTCTGAACCTGTCTCTGGATCCTGTGCATAAGACAGCGCCAGCTGTGCCATTTCGGAAAAAGAGATGTCCCGCCGCACTAGGTTTTCATCCACCATGCGGCGGTAGAGACCTTGCAACGTCTCTCCCCGCGCAACCAGGCCCGCCGGGATCAGCCTGAACTGCTCATCCCCGGTCTCCTCATAAAGCGCGCGATAGGCTGACAGACGGCGAAAACCCTGAACCAGCTGATACCCATCGCCGTCTTCTTCCACCCGGATCGGGTTGGAGAGGCCAAGATCACGAATAGACTCCTTCAGCTCCTCCAGCTCGGGGTCCCGATTAACGGCGCGGTCGCGGATCAGCTTGCTGGTGGAAATCTGATCCAGCGGGATCCGGTCAACCACAAGGCCAAGCGTCTTGAGCCGCACGAACTCATGCGCGAGCCGGTCATTTTCGGCACGGATATTCTGTTCCACCTCAGCCCGCGTCCGCAACGCATCAGCGTTTTCGCTGATCGCAGTGGCCATCGGCCCGCGCCGGGCCTCGCCTGTGCGGAAGGCGGATTTGGTTTCCGGTGCGCCGATTGCAGGGTGCGGGTCCGATGGGGCAGGGGAGGGGGCCTCCGGTTTTGCGACGGTTGGCTCCGACGGAAAATCGATGTCGAACATTCTGCGTTTGCTCATGCCTCATCCTCCAACTGGGCCCATGCGGTCAGGGCGTTATCCTTGAACTCCATATAGGCCTGATCAAACGAGGCGCGCGCCCGCCGCCAGGTCTCCCGCGTCATATCCCGATAATCGATCTCATAGATTGAGCTGAGGAAGCGCCCGGATTGTTCTACAGCGCGGGTCATCTCGATCGGATGCTCCGTCATCCGGTCGCCAAACACCTTCACAAAAGCGTCGCGCATCGCCCGATGCAGATCATTCCCGGATTCATACCGGGTCAGCAGGAAGCGCACTTCCTGAAACACCTTCGGCAGGCTGAACGTCCCCGCGGGGACTATGCCATTAAATGCAGAGAGATCCTCCAGCGCCTCTGAGAGCTGACCAATGAATGAGGTCGTGGAGTCATATTCCCAGTACCCAGGACCTGAAGGAATATAGAGCATGTCTGCTGCGAAAACCGCATTCATCGACTGGTAGCCAATCGCCGGCGGGCAGTCGAAGATCATCATGTCATAATCGTCCGACGGCAGCTGATCGAGGTAGCGCGACACCGCCGCAAAAAAGGACCACTCAGGATTGAGGTGCCGATACTGGGCAGAGGCAAATTCCACAAAGGCCGCATTGGCGCAGCTGGGGATCACGTCAATCGTGGGCCAGCTGGTCGGTTTGACAAAGTCGCTGATCCGCAGATCCTGGAGGCCCATGCCGGTGATTGCCTCCGGCAGGCGCCGCTCGGGCAGGGCGGCCCCGGACTCGGCGCCACGGGTGCTGGCGTTCATGCGCTCGGTCTCGCGCACCAGATCGCGCGCCATGATGCCCCAGACAGTATAGTCTTCGGTCACATCACTGAGCCCCATGGAATGGGAGAGCGTCGCCTGCGGATCGAAATCAACACAGAGCACACGATAACCATCCAAGGCAGCGGCATGAGCGAAATGCAGCGCTACGGTGGATTTGCCAGCGCCCCCCTTGAAGTTGGAAATCGCGACTCGCAGCGCCCGCTTTCCGGCTGGACGTTCGGGCATCAGCGATTTGCGATTTACTTTCAGGCGGCGGCGCAGCTCATTGATTTCCTCCAGCGAATACCAACGCTGGCGACCGTCTTCTTCCACATGGCCCTGCGGCAAGCTGGGATCCGCTGCCAGA
Coding sequences within:
- a CDS encoding AAA family ATPase produces the protein MFTHQDLADMQAQSLKMQSWIRQQTFSPKMEKTLRRFSSWEVAELIFKVNQSTLRGRLAADPSLPQGHVEEDGRQRWYSLEEINELRRRLKVNRKSLMPERPAGKRALRVAISNFKGGAGKSTVALHFAHAAALDGYRVLCVDFDPQATLSHSMGLSDVTEDYTVWGIMARDLVRETERMNASTRGAESGAALPERRLPEAITGMGLQDLRISDFVKPTSWPTIDVIPSCANAAFVEFASAQYRHLNPEWSFFAAVSRYLDQLPSDDYDMMIFDCPPAIGYQSMNAVFAADMLYIPSGPGYWEYDSTTSFIGQLSEALEDLSAFNGIVPAGTFSLPKVFQEVRFLLTRYESGNDLHRAMRDAFVKVFGDRMTEHPIEMTRAVEQSGRFLSSIYEIDYRDMTRETWRRARASFDQAYMEFKDNALTAWAQLEDEA